The proteins below come from a single Capricornis sumatraensis isolate serow.1 chromosome 14, serow.2, whole genome shotgun sequence genomic window:
- the MTHFR gene encoding methylenetetrahydrofolate reductase (NADPH) isoform X2 has product MDRPKPEVFPVGHCCPSLGMRALEAGSGRLSVPPSIRISAMVNEPRGNGGPGPRWEGSSSGSESSKDSSRCSTPGLDPERCERLREKMKRRMDSGDKWFSLEFFPPRTAQGAVNLISRFDRMGAGGPLFVDVTWHPAGDPGSDKETSSMVIATTAVNYCGLETILHMTCCHQSREEITGHLHKAKQLGLKNILALRGDPIGDQWEEEEGGFNYATDLVKHIRNEFGDYFDVCVAGYPKGHPEGESFEADLKHLKEKVAAGADFIITQLFFEADTFFRFVKACSEIGITCPILPGIFPIQGYHSLRQLVKLSKLEVPQQIKDVIEPIKDNDAAIRNYGIEQAVSLCQELLASGLVPGLHFYTLNREVATIEVLKRLGLWIEDPRRPLPWALSAHPKRRVEDVRPIFWASRPKSYIYRTQEWDEFPNGRWGNSSSPAFGELKDYYLFYLKSKSPKEELLKMWGEELTSEESVFQVFAQYLSGEPNQNGYRVTCLPWNDEPLAAETSLMKEELLRVNRRGILTINSQPNINGKPSSDPIVGWGPSGGYVFQKAYLEFFTSRETVEALLQVLKKYELRVNYHIVDVKGENITNAPELQPNAVTWGIFPGREIIQPTVVDPVSFMFWKDEAFALWIEQWGKLYEEESPSRMIIQYIHDNYFLVNLVDNEFPLDNCLWQVVEDTFELLSRPPQDERETEAL; this is encoded by the exons ATGGACCGTCCAAAACCCGAGGTCTTCCCAGTGGGGCACTGCTGCCCCTCCCTGGGAATGAGAGCCTTGGAGGCTGGCAGCGGAAGGCTCTCAGTGCCACCCTCCATCAG GATCTCGGCCATGGTGAACGAACCCAGAGGGAACGGCGGCCCTGGCCCCCGCTGGGagggcagcagcagcggcagcgagAGCTCCAAGGACAGTTCAAGGTGCTCCACGCCGGGGTTGGACCCCGAGCGATGTGAGAGACTCCGGGAGAAGATGAAGCGGAGGATGGACTCTGGTGACAAGTGGTTCTCCCTAGAGTTCTTCCCTCCCCGAACTGCCCAGGGTGCTGTCAATCTCATCTCCAG GTTTGACCGGATGGGAGCGGGTGGCCCCCTCTTTGTAGACGTGACCTGGCACCCAGCTGGGGATCCTGGCTCCGACAAGGAGACCTCGTCCATGGTGATTGCCACCACCGCCGTGAACTACTGCGGCCTGGAGACCATCCTGCACATGACCTGCTGCCATCAGAGCCGGGAAGAGATCACGGGCCACCTGCACAAAGCCAAGCAGCTGGGCCTGAAGAACATCCTTGCGCTGAGGGGAG ACCCCATAGGTGACCagtgggaagaggaggaaggaggcttcaaCTATGCTACGGACTTGGTGAAGCACATCCGAAACGAGTTTGGTGACTACTTTGACGTCTGTGTGgcag GTTACCCCAAAGGCCACCCCGAAGGAGAGAGCTTTGAGGCCGATCTGAAGCACCTGAAGGAGAAGGTGGCTGCGGGAGCTGACTTCATCATCACCCAGCTATTCTTTGAGGCTGACACGTTCTTCCGCTTTGTGAAGGCTTGCTCCGAGATAGGCATTACCTGCCCCATCCTCCCTGGCATCTTCCCTATTCAG GGCTACCACTCCCTCCGGCAGCTGGTGAAGCTATCTAAACTGGAGGTGCCGCAGCAGATCAAGGATGTGATCGAGCCCATCAAAGACAATGACGCTGCCATCCGCAACTACGGCATCGAGCAGGCTGTGAGCCTGTGCCAGGAGCTGCTGGCCAGTGGCTTGGTGCCAGGCCTCCACTTCTACACCCTCAACCGCGAGGTGGCCACCATCGAGGTGCTGAAGCGCCTGGGGCTTTGGATCGAGGACCCCAG GCgtcccctgccctgggccctCAGTGCCCACCCCAAGCGCCGGGTGGAGGATGTCCGGCCCATCTTCTGGGCCTCGAGACCAAAGAGTTACATTTACCGCACGCAGGAGTGGGACGAATTCCCCAACGGCCGCTG GGGCAATTCCTCCTCTCCGGCCTTTGGGGAGCTGAAGGACTACTACCTCTTCTACCTAAAGAGCAAGTCCCCGAAGGAAGAGCTACTGAAGATGTGGGGGGAGGAGCTGACCAGTGAGGAAAGTGTCTTTCAAGTCTTTGCCCAGTACCTCTCGGGAGAGCCCAACCAGAACGGCTACAGA GTGACTTGCCTGCCCTGGAATGATGAGCCCCTGGCGGCCGAGACCAGCCTGATGAAGGAGGAGCTGCTGAGAGTGAACCGGCGGGGCATCCTCACCATCAACTCCCAGCCCAACATCAACGGGAAGCCGTCCTCTGACCCCATCGTGGGCTGGGGCCCCAGTGGGGGCTATGTCTTCCAGAAG GCCTACTTAGAGTTCTTCACTTCCCGAGAGACGGTGGAGGCGCTTCTGCAGGTGCTGAAGAAGTATGAGCTCCGGGTGAATTACCACATCGTGGATGTGAAG gGTGAAAATATCACCAACGCCCCCGAGCTGCAGCCCAACGCGGTCACCTGGGGCATCTTCCCTGGCCGAGAGATCATCCAGCCCACAGTGGTGGACCCGGTCAGCTTCATGTTCTGGAAG GATGAGGCCTTCGCGCTGTGGATTGAGCAGTGGGGCAAGCTGTATGAGGAGGAGTCCCCCTCCCGCATGATCATCCAGTACATCCACGACAACTACTTCCTGGTCAACCTGGTGGACAACGAGTTTCCGCTGGACAACTGCCTGTGGCAGGTGGTGGAAGACACGTTTGAGCTTCTCAGCAGGCCCCCCCAAGacgagagggagacagaggcgcTGTGA
- the MTHFR gene encoding methylenetetrahydrofolate reductase (NADPH) isoform X1: protein MDRPKPEVFPVGHCCPSLGMRALEAGSGRLSVPPSISRISAMVNEPRGNGGPGPRWEGSSSGSESSKDSSRCSTPGLDPERCERLREKMKRRMDSGDKWFSLEFFPPRTAQGAVNLISRFDRMGAGGPLFVDVTWHPAGDPGSDKETSSMVIATTAVNYCGLETILHMTCCHQSREEITGHLHKAKQLGLKNILALRGDPIGDQWEEEEGGFNYATDLVKHIRNEFGDYFDVCVAGYPKGHPEGESFEADLKHLKEKVAAGADFIITQLFFEADTFFRFVKACSEIGITCPILPGIFPIQGYHSLRQLVKLSKLEVPQQIKDVIEPIKDNDAAIRNYGIEQAVSLCQELLASGLVPGLHFYTLNREVATIEVLKRLGLWIEDPRRPLPWALSAHPKRRVEDVRPIFWASRPKSYIYRTQEWDEFPNGRWGNSSSPAFGELKDYYLFYLKSKSPKEELLKMWGEELTSEESVFQVFAQYLSGEPNQNGYRVTCLPWNDEPLAAETSLMKEELLRVNRRGILTINSQPNINGKPSSDPIVGWGPSGGYVFQKAYLEFFTSRETVEALLQVLKKYELRVNYHIVDVKGENITNAPELQPNAVTWGIFPGREIIQPTVVDPVSFMFWKDEAFALWIEQWGKLYEEESPSRMIIQYIHDNYFLVNLVDNEFPLDNCLWQVVEDTFELLSRPPQDERETEAL from the exons ATGGACCGTCCAAAACCCGAGGTCTTCCCAGTGGGGCACTGCTGCCCCTCCCTGGGAATGAGAGCCTTGGAGGCTGGCAGCGGAAGGCTCTCAGTGCCACCCTCCATCAG CAGGATCTCGGCCATGGTGAACGAACCCAGAGGGAACGGCGGCCCTGGCCCCCGCTGGGagggcagcagcagcggcagcgagAGCTCCAAGGACAGTTCAAGGTGCTCCACGCCGGGGTTGGACCCCGAGCGATGTGAGAGACTCCGGGAGAAGATGAAGCGGAGGATGGACTCTGGTGACAAGTGGTTCTCCCTAGAGTTCTTCCCTCCCCGAACTGCCCAGGGTGCTGTCAATCTCATCTCCAG GTTTGACCGGATGGGAGCGGGTGGCCCCCTCTTTGTAGACGTGACCTGGCACCCAGCTGGGGATCCTGGCTCCGACAAGGAGACCTCGTCCATGGTGATTGCCACCACCGCCGTGAACTACTGCGGCCTGGAGACCATCCTGCACATGACCTGCTGCCATCAGAGCCGGGAAGAGATCACGGGCCACCTGCACAAAGCCAAGCAGCTGGGCCTGAAGAACATCCTTGCGCTGAGGGGAG ACCCCATAGGTGACCagtgggaagaggaggaaggaggcttcaaCTATGCTACGGACTTGGTGAAGCACATCCGAAACGAGTTTGGTGACTACTTTGACGTCTGTGTGgcag GTTACCCCAAAGGCCACCCCGAAGGAGAGAGCTTTGAGGCCGATCTGAAGCACCTGAAGGAGAAGGTGGCTGCGGGAGCTGACTTCATCATCACCCAGCTATTCTTTGAGGCTGACACGTTCTTCCGCTTTGTGAAGGCTTGCTCCGAGATAGGCATTACCTGCCCCATCCTCCCTGGCATCTTCCCTATTCAG GGCTACCACTCCCTCCGGCAGCTGGTGAAGCTATCTAAACTGGAGGTGCCGCAGCAGATCAAGGATGTGATCGAGCCCATCAAAGACAATGACGCTGCCATCCGCAACTACGGCATCGAGCAGGCTGTGAGCCTGTGCCAGGAGCTGCTGGCCAGTGGCTTGGTGCCAGGCCTCCACTTCTACACCCTCAACCGCGAGGTGGCCACCATCGAGGTGCTGAAGCGCCTGGGGCTTTGGATCGAGGACCCCAG GCgtcccctgccctgggccctCAGTGCCCACCCCAAGCGCCGGGTGGAGGATGTCCGGCCCATCTTCTGGGCCTCGAGACCAAAGAGTTACATTTACCGCACGCAGGAGTGGGACGAATTCCCCAACGGCCGCTG GGGCAATTCCTCCTCTCCGGCCTTTGGGGAGCTGAAGGACTACTACCTCTTCTACCTAAAGAGCAAGTCCCCGAAGGAAGAGCTACTGAAGATGTGGGGGGAGGAGCTGACCAGTGAGGAAAGTGTCTTTCAAGTCTTTGCCCAGTACCTCTCGGGAGAGCCCAACCAGAACGGCTACAGA GTGACTTGCCTGCCCTGGAATGATGAGCCCCTGGCGGCCGAGACCAGCCTGATGAAGGAGGAGCTGCTGAGAGTGAACCGGCGGGGCATCCTCACCATCAACTCCCAGCCCAACATCAACGGGAAGCCGTCCTCTGACCCCATCGTGGGCTGGGGCCCCAGTGGGGGCTATGTCTTCCAGAAG GCCTACTTAGAGTTCTTCACTTCCCGAGAGACGGTGGAGGCGCTTCTGCAGGTGCTGAAGAAGTATGAGCTCCGGGTGAATTACCACATCGTGGATGTGAAG gGTGAAAATATCACCAACGCCCCCGAGCTGCAGCCCAACGCGGTCACCTGGGGCATCTTCCCTGGCCGAGAGATCATCCAGCCCACAGTGGTGGACCCGGTCAGCTTCATGTTCTGGAAG GATGAGGCCTTCGCGCTGTGGATTGAGCAGTGGGGCAAGCTGTATGAGGAGGAGTCCCCCTCCCGCATGATCATCCAGTACATCCACGACAACTACTTCCTGGTCAACCTGGTGGACAACGAGTTTCCGCTGGACAACTGCCTGTGGCAGGTGGTGGAAGACACGTTTGAGCTTCTCAGCAGGCCCCCCCAAGacgagagggagacagaggcgcTGTGA